The following proteins are encoded in a genomic region of Salvelinus namaycush isolate Seneca chromosome 12, SaNama_1.0, whole genome shotgun sequence:
- the LOC120056850 gene encoding actin filament-associated protein 1-like 1, with protein sequence MNVKEEADWKTHMDTSSVNSMEHLVSELNMLLKLLDHESVSEATTEKMSAIRSLLGQLQPSVNGSDFIYMNTSLYGNGTSFVESLFEEFDLNELSASPEEQKEPVEEETPKIPPSKSPTDTPPPLPTTPPPEDYYEEAVPLDPGTVTQYITTNITKRSHTSSLPSHIHNHPNSLSIHVSASPPNSIEDAYYEDADNNYPTTQINGPHKNSYADSDALSSSYESYDEEDEEAKGQDRTSQRWQSEENSVGPMKDCRICAFLLRKKRFGQWAKQLTVVRDNRLQCYKSIKDRSPHIELPLNLCNVIYIPKEARRKKHELRFSLPGGEALVLAVQSKEQAERWLKVIREVASQATSSEGLEGSSSPMIQRKIELDKLLGADKHTVVLVDKHTSDSDSVATGDNLPSGQLRDNCEGKGKRGAFSELTGSMSRAAGRKITRIISFSKKKPPLPGDTLSSYHHDDNPRCGYLNLLLSQCWRERWCCVRSGTLYLHKDRGDLSTHVRAVVLHGAEVIPGVGPKHPFAFRILQGGNEVAALEASCSEEMGRWLGVLLAESGCATNPEALHYDYVDVDTITSITDAARHSFLWATSSSSASTDSRTYDEVPYESILQPEEQGPRPGAQVKHHSSFSSSRETEKVDSLVTIKRHCSNANQHISGKYGKTRAEDDARRYLKEKDEMEKEREVLKSALLVLRNERKEVKEQLKDATGKQQKQLEKRFAQLEENCRGKEGERVDLELRLTEVKENLKKSLAGGVLGPPTESKPPRKISKVDHLYSEASMPVNCAAEMRKRPLSIYASSRGNVMQKAKEWESKKGT encoded by the exons CGATGGAGCACCTGGTGAGTGAGCTGAACATGCTGCTGAAGCTGCTGGACCATGAGAGTGTGAGCGAGGCCACAACGGAGAAGATGAGCGCGATCCGGAGCCTGCTGGGGCAGCTGCAGCCATcag TGAATGGATCAGACTTCATATACATGAACACTTCCCTTTACGGAAATGGCACCAGCTTTGTGGAATCCTTGTTTGAGGAATTTG ACCTGAATGAGCTCAGTGCCTCCCCAGAAGAACAGAAGGAACCGGTAGAGGAGGAAACCCCTAAAATACCGCCCTCTAAA AGTCCCACTGACACCCCGCCTCCTCTGCCAACCACCCCTCCCCCAGAGGACTATTATGAGGAGGCAGTGCCCCTGGATCCAGGCACGGTGACCCAATACATCACCACCAACATCACCAAACGCAGTCACACGTCCTCCCTGCCGTCACATATTCATAACCACCCCAACTCACTGTCCATACACG TCAGCGCAAGTCCCCCAAATTCCATTGAAGATGCATATTATGAGGATGCTGACAATAATTACCCCACCACCCAAATCAATGGCCCGCACAAGAACTCAT ACGCTGATTCAGACGCGCTGAGCAGCTCCTATGAATCgtatgatgaggaggatgaggaggcgAAGGGCCAGGACAGGACTAGTCAGAGGTGGCAGTCAGAGGAGAACTCTGTGGGCCCCATGAAGGATTGTCGTATCTGTGCCTTTCTGCTGCGCAAGAAACGCTTCGGCCAATGGGCCAAACAGTTGACGGTCGTCCGTGACAACAGATTACAG TGCTACAAGAGCATCAAAGACAGAAGCCCTCACATTGAGCTGCCGCTGAACCTGTGTAACGTCATCTACATTCCCAAAGAAGCGCGCCGCAAGAAACACGAGCTGCGTTTCTCCCTGCCTGGTGGAGAGGCCTTGGTGCTGGCTGTCCAGAGCAAGGAGCAGGCGGAGCGATGGCTCAAGGTGATCCGGGAGGTGGCCAGTCAAGCCACCAGCAGTGAAGGATTAGAGGGCTCATCCTCTCCTATGATCCAGAGGAAGATAGAGCTGGACAAG TTACTAGGAGCTGACAAGCACACTGTAGTGTTGGTTGACAAGCACACCTCTGACTCTGACAGCGTGGCCACAGGTGACAACCTGCCCTCTGGTCAGCTCCGTGACAACTGTGAAG GGAAGGGGAAGAGGGGGGCGTTTTCAGAGCTGACGGGGTCTATGAGCAGAGCGGCTGGACGGAAGATCACCAGGATCATCAGTTTCTCTAAGAAGAAGCCTCCTCTCCCAGGAGACACTCTGTCCTCCTACCACCATGACGACAACCCTCGCTGTG GTTATCTAAATCTACTGCTGAGccagtgttggagggagagatggtGCTGTGTGAGGAGTGGAACACTGTACCTTCACAAAGACCGGGGCGACCTGAGTACTCATGTCAGAGCTGTGGTTCTCCATGGGGCTGAGGTCATACCTGGAGTAGGGCCCAAGCACCCCTTCGCCTTCCGCATCCTGCAAGGAGGCAACGAGGTGGCTGCCTTGGAG GCCAGCTGTTCAGAAGAGATGGGCCGCTGGCTGGGGGTTCTGCTGGCAGAGTCTGGCTGTGCCACCAACCCTGAGGCTTTGCACTACGACTATGTAGACGTGGACACCATCACTAGCATCACAGACGCAGCAAGACACTCCTTCCT ATGGGCTACCTCCTCCAGCAGCGCCTCGACAGACTCCAGAACGTATGACGAGGTTCCTTATGAGAGCATATTG CAGCCAGAGGAGCAGGGGCCCAGACCAggagctcaggtgaaacaccacTCTTCTTTCTCTAGCAGCAGAGAGACTGAGAAGGTGGACTCCCTAGTCACCATAAAGAGACACTGCTCCA ATGCGAATCAGCATATATCAGGGAAGTATGGTAAAACACGAGCAGAGGACGATGCCAGGAGGTACCTGAAGGAGAAAGATGAGATGGAGAAGGAGCGAGAGGTCCTCAAAAGTGCCCTGCTTGTATTACGCAATGAGAGGAAAGAGGTGAAGGAACAACTGAAGGACGCTACAG GTAAGCAGCAGAAGCAGCTGGAGAAGCGTTTTGCCCAGCTGGAGGAGAACTgcagagggaaggaaggggagcGGGTGGACCTGGAGCTGCGTCTCACTGAGGTGAAGGAGAATCTAAAGAAGTCGCTGGCTGGAGGGGTGCTGGGGCCGCCCACAGAGAGCAAACCCCCCAGAAAG ATCAGTAAAGTTGATCATCTATACAGTGAGGCATCCATGCCAGTAAACTGTGCTGCTGAGATGCGGAAGCGTCCCCTATCCATCTATGCATCTAGCAGAGGGAATGTCATGCAGAAAGCCAAG GAATGGGAGTCGAAGAAGGGGACTTAG